A region from the Hippoglossus hippoglossus isolate fHipHip1 chromosome 16, fHipHip1.pri, whole genome shotgun sequence genome encodes:
- the mrpl32 gene encoding 39S ribosomal protein L32, mitochondrial: MNLAALVNSLRCSLLRIECRLLQAAGLDPHLAPALAVSGPSFLPQLQPQEEQEQPSALQDSIMWMAVPKKRRTIEVNRTRRRADSKLLKVKTNIEPCSECGHLKQKHILCGVCYAKVCKETGRIRQQIQAMEGGPLRAPTMESVVLYEGETPSQQDKDKRIVERARKRPAWFS; this comes from the exons atgaattTAGCGGCTTTAGTGAACAGCCTCAGATGCTCTTTGCTGCGCATCGAGTGCAGACTCCTGCAGGCGGCAGGATTAGACCCTCATCTGG CTCCGGCTCTGGCAGTCAGTGGTCCCAGCTTCCTGCCTCAGCTCCAGcctcaggaggagcaggagcagcccTCTGCTCTGCAGGACAGCATCATGTGGATGGCAGTGCCCAAGAAGAGACGAACCATAGAGGTCAACCGCACCAGGAGGAGAGCTGACAGCAAACTCCTGAAAGTTAAG ACCAACATCGAGCCGTGCTCAGAGTGTGGCCACTTGAAGCAGAAACACATCCTGTGCGGCGTCTGTTACGCCAAGGTGTGCAAGGAGACCGGTCGGATTCGTCAACAGATCCAAGCAATGGAAGGAGGCCCGCTGAGGGCGCCGACAATGGAGTCGGTGGTGCTGTATGAGGGCGAGACACCAAGCCAGCAGGACAAAGACAAGAGGATAGTGGAGAGGGCCAGGAAGAGGCCGGCCTGGTTCAGCTAA